One Etheostoma cragini isolate CJK2018 chromosome 6, CSU_Ecrag_1.0, whole genome shotgun sequence DNA window includes the following coding sequences:
- the nbeal2 gene encoding neurobeachin-like protein 2 isoform X2, which translates to MSNHKGGGMASKERLYELWMLFYTKKDVGYLQQWLVAFVASFERLIDVQSLEPRRMEECSSDVPLLPREVLVLLSTQLSQSAVQLSDTTEPNGTAPHPLLLIKFFIIVCRNMENIDPDKTPDFVFETIKLLNFCLDKLKKGQGEHSSLEMVVQYGLVLCESLFDPYQTWRRHLAGEEVSLMERNKYKFSPLALPEELSALYHESLQESEQIPELLTLRFVHLQGAVISGGKNGLLSITSQSVEDLFSVLRVWCCRTSSEPKDTRLPRMTLQCLTAMIHLLHSSSPAERQVEITAILESYFQLLNWNRPLSSEQQERQSWEDNLISLQSQMLTAVPEILQCADRPVLQAVFLNNNCFEHILRLVQNSKLFQSNMHSLEREVVCDLPTCLLAEVEVDQVLEKGSDSITVHALEVLTAIMSNSPSAKEVFKERIGYSQLFDVLKSQGQPTKRLLQELMNMAVEGKHAHAHHLGISNEQPLLLLLQWLPDLSGQRDLQLLVAQWLAAVCGASLSCRTVAVEAGMVGALLQVLSQPQSLDRQCADALLGLLQDLGSLCLRPEELKSLLRLLRVDQDNGAVVGKVHPYCPRTIQILSAMAAREGQDSALQYFDLTPPMAGIMVPTVQRWPGSGFAFHAWLCLNMEFSNNRKPPANSGTGAQHDMGKGPRRKQLYSFFTASGTGLEAFFTMEGVLVVAVCTKKDYMAVTLPEHPLVDSCWHSVAIVHIPGRRPFGQNLVTIYIDGEQRKTAQLRFPSFSEPFTSCCIGSAGHRTTTTTTSPNLPTSLSSNPSPEFAFPAHGPSLIRSQSFPATFAGGRWGSYGDSPVHTIPAGLQDTEWGTPTSLDGLLGTAFICHEALQQTQTRTLHAAGPNHVSLFKAEGELSDLNSKLLLYYTPQAFKSQICLDLSPNHQYDGRLTGHRVVNWDIKDVVNVVGGIGVLLPLLEQVCEAEQVYNGGQEISDLLGPELTSPRGPAAMLLPLNKSAEGRLERNSIAAFLLMVKNLIRHHPVNQESLLHCHGPSIIGAMLSKVPGSMMDMNVLRACQLLLEQVFNEGNSTLLQQLYQHLLFDFRIWTKSHFAVCLAHVQYLASVINKGKQRMKRKYGVQYVLDTIRTYYSVEKDGSSLSDEKKTIQNSLFALLKDFLKSPTQEDLHSVLAYILTVGEEKQAVKSLDVLYELLRSSPPREQVQAVLLDWGVEQLYCLLLNPNFGDEARERVFRVLYKILKSERVSERNKQRIKLKDFGYLGLVCFLDENPVTMTTVRCLYEQVLATDATPNFRDLLAVVCLSHRAELTVRLDVCRKLFHLIYSNDDYVKQLARQPGWQDVLTKLYVKECYESHAASIAGSSTNSSFEPNYRPPLCRDQAVVTEDTDIFLNYHTSQDIENEEEVEGGPRDISERLSDLSQSPPNGGVKNFTDSLHFKSFDSVDQESHSSIVSNAVDITSSRPDEEGRDYQPLSPFGSPFDMELGGTGDTGPHTPAGSLTNTPSPLEQGKPFPPARPRKSSSLSNVLDDTSYGTDPPTGDTISNTSNPQQTPEEELCNLLTNIVFSVLWSGSGAEVAEDVVWRGRGQVFSVLTKLGSSCQLVRPPDDIKRSLLEMMLESSLSDLRDAQGVSLPFCPSLVRLLRLLQDFLFAEGTDNNTLWSEKIFEGVVNLLDKLQAWHSTPGSPGNNELKEMAQIGLRIITGYIKQQHSQVCVMAYVKLHSLLQTVLCLSWEEVCFLLGQLGAPLWPEGSMDGTNSVHAETFSQLVPIVRTLLDQHADPITLQNLLPNLPITNGSTTFAQDLKAYCHTLEWQGFFQQQVQATMEQYELDTFGRSHDIMSNFWNSCFDALMSTAIKRDKDRSDSKSKFQEVIVDPCLKRAKSENNRYHSLQKQSSSQQGVVWQHWKALRRLLTSERGAWANKVQPEVKWKLSNAETYSKMRLKLVPNYNYDPHIEASALRDNMGADSPRSSEPLPLAVAKEAKVSDMEDDQLGDEDLVFLDNKVEGEDENQKEKLVLSEDCELITIVAVVPGRLEVTTHHLYFYDGSSEKEETEEGIGFDFKRPLSQLREVHLRRYNLRRSALELFFIDQAHYFINFKKKVRNKVYSRILGLRPPNLFYFGSRSPQELLKASGLTQKWVCREISNFEYLMQLNTISGRTYNDLSQYPVFPWILCDYTSTTLNLEDPSVFRDLSKPIGVVNSRHAQNVREKYESFEDPTGTIDKFHYGTHYSNAAGVMHYMIRMEPFTTLHIQLQSGRFDCADRQFHSVAAAWQARMESPADVKELIPEFFYYPEFLQNMNGFNLGQLQISQEPLTDVLLPCWATSREDFIKKHRKALECEHVSSHLHEWIDLIFGYKQRGEEAVKALNVFYYCTYEGAVDLDAIANETERKALEGIISNFGQTPCQLLKEPHPPRMSAENAVRRQARLDTLPLNIFEQLDKLRPFVEVVSDGLPLVQAVVPKSQNRSFIIQGSDILVTVSSNGLIGTHSWLPYDKNIANYFTFTKDPTMTNPKTQRFLSGPFSPGVEISAQVLVVSNDGRLLFSGGNWDCSLRVTQLGKGKLVGRICRHIDVVTCLALDLCGIYLISGSRDTSCIVWQVLQQGGFSSGLSPRPVQILGGHDQEVTCVAISTELDMALSGSKDGTVIVHTVRRGQFLRTLRPPGDSCIPVQISGLQVGMEGHIVVQTSQEKRLNRKGKYSIHVYSVNSRHMSSFTIEEQVTALHLVSEHLILGTAQGNLHIRDLCSLKALVTPLALKVPVRSVSVTKECSHILVGLEDGKLTVVGAGKPEEVRSGQFSRRLWGSTRRISQVSSGETEYNPTENPGK; encoded by the exons AAAGACGTGGGCTATCTGCAACAGTGGCTGGTGGCGTTTGTGGCATCCTTTGAGAGGCTCATAGATGTGCAGTCACTGGAGCCGCGAAG GATGGAGGAGTGCAGCTCAGACGTGCCCTTGCTCCCAAGGGAGGTCCTGGTGCTCCTCAGCACCCAGTTAAGTCAGAGTGCGGTGCAGCTCTCCGATACCACCGAGCCCAATGGCACCGCCCCTCACCCCTTGCTCCTCATCAAGTTCTTCATCATTGTCTGCAG GAATATGGAGAACATTGACCCAGACAAGACTCcggattttgtttttgaaaccaTCAAGCTTTTGAATTTCTGTTTGGACAAG CTAAAGAAGGGACAAGGGGAGCATTCATCTCTGGAGATGGTTGTGCAGTATGGACTCGTGCTGTGTGAAAGTCTCTTTGACCCATATCAGACGTGGAGGAGACACCTGGCAGG GGAAGAAGTGAGCTTGATGGAGAGAAACAAGTATAAGTTCTCCCCATTGGCCTTGCCAGAGGAGCTGTCTGCTCTTTACCATG AAAGTCTCCAGGAAAGCGAGCAGATCCCTGAGCTCCTTACGCTCAGATTTGTTCATCTCCAGGGAGCTGTCATCAGTGGAGGAAAG AATGGCCTTCTCTCTATCACCAGTCAATCTGTTGAGGACCTGTTCTCTGTTCTGCGAGTGTGGTGCTGCCGGACCTCCTCTGAACCCAAAGATACGCGGCTCCCACGGATGACCCTGCAGTGCTTGACCGCAATGATCCACCTCCTGCACTCCAGCAGCCCTGCTGAGCGGCAAGTGGAGATCACGGCCATACTGGAGAGCTACTTTCAGCTCCTTAACTGGAACCGTCCACTGAGCAGTGAGcagcaagagagacagagctggGAAGACAACCTGATCTCCCTCCAGAGTCAAATGCTTA CTGCTGTTCCTGAGATCCTGCAGTGCGCTGACAGGCCAGTCCTGCAGGCTGTGTTTCTCAACAACAACTGCTTTGAACACATCCTCAGGCTCGTTCAGAACAGCAAG cTCTTTCAGAGCAACATGCATAGCCTGGAGCGTGAGGTTGTGTGTGACCTCCCCACATGTTTACTCGCAGAGGTCGAAGTGGACCAg GTTTTGGAGAAAGGATCAGACAGTATTACAGTTCATGCTTTAGAAGTCCTCACAGCTATAATGAGCAACTCACCCTCTGCTAAG GAGGTTTTCAAAGAGAGGATTGGCTACTCCCAACTGTTTGATGTGCTGAAGAGTCAAGGTCAACCCACCAAAAGGCTTCTGCAGGAGCTGATGAACATG GCAGTGGAGGGAAAGCATGCCCACGCCCATCACCTTGGCATTAGTAACGAACAGCCTTTGCTGCTACTCCTGCAATGGCTGCCTGACCTGTCGGGTCAGAGGGACCTTCAGCTGCTGGTGGCCCAGTGGCTGGCTGCCGTCTGTGGTGCCTCCTTATCCTGTCGCACTGTGGCTGTGGAGGCAGGCATGGTGGGTGCTTTGCTGCAGGTGCTTTCACAGCCCCAGAGTCTGGACAGGCAGTGTGCAGATGCCCTGCTGGGCCTCCTGCAGGACCTGGGTTCCTTGTGTTTGAGACCAGAGGAGCTTAAGAGCCTGCTCAGACTGCTCAGGGTGGATCAGGACAATGGTGCGGTGGTGGGGAAGGTGCACCCCTACTGCCCTCGCACCATCCAAATTCTCTCGGCCATGGCAGCCAGAGAAGGCCAGGACAGTGCCTTGCAGTACTTTGATCTTACTCCCCCCATGGCAGGTATTATGGTTCCCACAGTCCAGCGCTGGCCAGGCAGCGGGTTTGCCTTTCACGCCTGGCTCTGCCTCAACATGGAGTTCTCCAACAACCGTAAACCTCCTGCCAACTCTGGCACAGGAGCTCAGCATGACATGGGGAAAGGACCACGCAGAAAGCAGCTCTACAG TTTCTTCACAGCTAGTGGAACTGGGCTAGAGGCATTTTTTACCATGGAGGGAGTGCTGGTGGTGGCTGTTTGCACTAAAAAAGACTACATGGCCGTCACACTGCCAGAGCACCCACTAGTTGACTCATGCTGG CATTCAGTAGCTATAGTCCACATCCCGGGCCGTCGTCCATTTGGTCAGAACCTGGTCACCATCTACATTGATGGAGAGCAGCGTAAAACTGCTCAGCTTCGCTTTCCATCTTTCAGTGAG CCTTTTACCTCGTGCTGCATTGGATCGGCAGGCCACCGGACCACTACAACCACCACCTCCCCCAATCTGCCCACGTCCTTGTCCTCTAACCCATCGCCTGAGTTTGCCTTCCCTGCCCATGGCCCCTCCCTTATCCGTTCCCAGTCCTTCCCAGCCACATTTGCAGGAGGCCGTTGGGGATCTTACGGAGACTCCCCAGTGCACACCATCCCAGCAGGACTGCAGGACACAGAGTGGGGCACACCCACGTCTCTGGATGGGCTCCTAGGAACTGCCTTCATTTGCCACGAGGCTCTGCAGCAGACACAGACGAGAACTCTGCATGCTGCAG GCCCCAATCATGTGTCCTTATTCAAAGCAGAGGGAGAGTTATCAGATCTCAACAGCAAGCTTCTGCTCTACTACACTCCACAG GCCTTTAAGAGCCAGATATGTTTGGACCTGTCGCCCAATCACCAATATGATGGCAGGCTTACAGGACACCGGGTAGTGAACTGGGACATCAAG GATGTTGTTAACGTGGTGGGAGGTATAGGGGTTTTGCTGCCCCTGCTCGAGCAAGTATGTGAGGCCGAGCAGGTTTACAACGGCGGTCAGGAGATCTCAGACCTGCTGGGACCAGAGCTTACCTCCCCCAGAGGCCCCGCTGCCATGCTGCTGCCACTGAACAAGTCTGCAG aggGCAGACTAGAGAGAAACAGCATCGCTGCCTTCCTGCTGATGGTGAAAAACCTGATTCGTCATCACCCGGTCAATCAGGAGAGCCTGCTGCACTGCCATGGGCCGAGCATTATAGGAGCCATGCTCAGCAAA GTTCCTGGCAGTATGATGGACATGAATGTTTTAAGGGCCTGTCAGCTACTGTTGGAGCAGGTTTTCAATGAGGGGAACAGCACACTGCTACAGCAACTCTACCAGCACCTGCTCTTTGATTTTCGCATCTGGACTAAAAGCCATTTTGCTGTTTGTCTGG CCCACGTGCAGTACCTAGCGTCTGTGATAAACAAAGGGAAGCAGCGCATGAAGAGGAAGTACGGAGTCCAATATGTTCTGGATACCATTCGCACATACTACAG TGTGGAAAAAGACGGAAGCTCTCTGTCTGATGAAAAGAAGACGATTCAAAACTCTTTGTTCGCCTTGCTGAAAGACTTTCTAAAGTCTCCTACACAAGAGGATCTTCACAGTGTCCTCGCATACATTCTGACTGTCGGAGAGGAGAAGCAG GCGGTGAAATCCTTGGATGTGCTGTATGAACTCTTGAGGAGCAGCCCTCCGCGTGAGCAGGTGCAGGCCGTGCTGCTGGACTGGGGCGTGGAGCAGCTGTACTGCTTGCTGCTCAATCCAAACTTTGGAGACGAGGCCAGAGAGAGGGTGTTCAGG GTTTTATACAAAATCCTCAAAAGCGAGCGAGTATCTGAGCGCAACAAGCAGCGGATTAAGCTGAAAGATTTTGGATATCTTGGCCTGGTTTGTTTCCTTGATGAAAATCCCGTAACCATGACCACTGTGCGATGTCTGTACGAGCAGGTCCTTGCTACAG ATGCCACCCCTAACTTTAGAGACCTCCTGGCTGTGGTCTGTTTGTCCCATCGAGCTGAGCTCACTGTGCGCTTAGACGTCTGCCGCAAG CTCTTTCATCTGATCTACTCCAACGACGATTATGTGAAGCAGCTTGCTAGGCAGCCCGGCTGGCAAGATGTTTTGACCAAGCTCTATGTGAAAGAGTGCTATGAGTCCCACGCTGCCAGCATTGCCGGCTCAAGCACCAACAGCTCCTTCGAGCCAAACTACCGGCCGCCACTGTGCAGAGATCAGGCTGTGGTTACAGAGGACACAGACATCTTCCTGAACTACCACACTTCGCAGGACATTGAGAATGAGGAAGAGGTTGAAGGTGGCCCACGGGACATCTCTGAGAGATTATCTGATTTGTCCCAGTCACCTCCAAATGGAGGTGTTAAAAACTTCACCGACTCCCTCCATTTTAAGTCGTTTGATTCAGTGGACCAGGAGAGCCACTCGTCCATCGTCTCTAATGCAGTTGACATCACCTCATCTCGTCCCGATGAGGAGGGGAGAGACTACCAGCCCCTCTCCCCTTTTGGTAGCCCCTTTGATATGGAGCTAGGGGGCACTGGAGATACTGGCCCACACACTCCTGCAGGTAGTCTGACAAACACGCCATCTCCTCTAGAGCAAGGAAAACCTTTTCCACCTGCCAGACCTAGGAAGAGCTCCAGTTTGTCCAACGTGCTGGATGATACCAGCTATGGGACAGACCCTCCAACTGGAGACACAATCTCCAATACGTCCAACCCACAA CAGACCCCTGAGGAGGAGCTGTGCAACCTGCTAACCAACATTGTCTTCTCCGTGCTGTGGAGCGGCAGCGGCGCGGAGGTTGCGGAGGATGTGGTGTGGAGGGGAAGAGGGCAGGtcttttctgttctcaccaaaCTGGGCTCCTCTTGCCAACTGGTCCGCCCTCCCGATGACATCAAACGCAG TCTGTTGGAGATGATGCTGGAATCGTCTCTGTCAGACCTGAGGGACGCCCAGGGAGTGTCTCTTCCTTTCTGTCCTAGTCTGGTTCGGCTCCTCAGGCTGCTGCAGGACTTCTTGTTTGCTGAGGGGACAGACAACAACACCCTGTGGAGTGAAAAG ATCTTTGAAGGGGTGGTAAACCTGCTGGACAAGTTGCAGGCCTGGCATAGCACCCCTGGCAGCCCTGGGAACAACGAATTGAAGGAAATGGCCCAGATTGGTCTGCGTATCATCACTGGATATATCAAACAGCAGCACTCACAG gtgtgtgtgatggcCTATGTGAAGCTCCACAGCCTTCTACAGACGGTGCTGTGTCTGAGCTGGGAGGAGGTGTGCTTCCTGCTGGGGCAGCTGGGCGCCCCCCTGTGGCCAGAAGGCTCAATGGACGGCACCAACAGTGTGCATGCAGAAACTTTCTCCCAGCTTGTGCCCATCGTGCGTACGCTGCTCGACCAGCATGCCGACCCTATCACCCTCCAAAACCTTCTGCCCAACCTGCCCATCACCAACGGCAGCACCACCTTCGCCCAGGACCTCAAGGCTTACTGTCACACACTGGAGTGGCAGGGTTTTTTCCAGCAACAG GTTCAGGCCACCATGGAGCAGTATGAGCTGGACACGTTTGGGAGGAGCCATGACATCATGTCCAATTTCTGGAATTCCTGCTTTGATGCCCTGATGAGTACAGCCATAAAACGGGACAAAGACAGATCAGACAGCAAGTCCAAATTTCAG GAAGTGATTGTGGACCCCTGCCTGAAGCGAGCCAAAAGTGAGAACAACAGGTACCACAGTTTGCAGAAGCAGAGCTCCAGCCAGCAGGGGGTGGTGTGGCAGCACTGGAAAGCTCTCCGCAGGCTTCTGACCAGTGAGAGAGGAGCATGGGCCAACAA AGTTCAACCAGAGGTAAAATGGAAACTGTCCAATGCAGAGACTTATTCAAAGATGCGTCTCAAACTTGTACCCAACTACAACTATGATCCTCACATTGAGGCCAGTGCCCTGAGGGACAACATGG GGGCCGACAGCCCACGTAGCTCTGAACCCCTCCCGCTTGCTGTTGCGAAGGAAGCAAAAGTTAGCGACATGGAGGATGATCAGTTAGGAGACGAAGACCTCGTCTTTTTGGATAACAA GGTTGAGGGAGAAGACGAgaaccagaaagaaaaactggTTCTGTCTGAAGACTGTGAGCTCATCACTATCGTGGCAGTTGTTCCGGGTCGTCTGGAGGTTACCACGCACCATCTTTATTTCTATGATGGAAGCAGTgagaaagaagagacagaggaag GAATCGGGTTTGATTTCAAGAGACCTCTGTCTCAGCTAAGAGAAGTGCATTTGAGGCGCTACAACCTGCGGCGATCTGCACTGGAGCTGTTTTTCATAGACCAGGCTCATTACTTCATTAACTTCAAGAAGAAG GTACGAAACAAAGTGTACTCTAGGATACTTGGGCTGCGGCCTCCCAACCTGTTTTACTTTGGCTCTCGCTCCCCCCAAGAGCTGCTGAAGGCATCTGGGCTTACACAG AAATGGGTGTGCAGAGAAATCTCCAATTTCGAGTACTTGATGCAACTGAACACCATTTCTGGACGCACTTATAACGACCTGTCGCAGTATCCTGTG tTCCCTTGGATCTTGTGTGACTATACCTCTACCACTCTGAATCTGGAGGACCCGTCAGTTTTCAGAGACTTGTCCAAACCCATAGGTGTGGTCAACTCCCGCCATGCACAGAATGTCAGAGAAAA GTATGAGAGCTTTGAGGACCCAACTGGCACCATCGACAAATTTCACTATGGCACACACTACTCTAATGCAGCAGGAGTTATGCACTACATGATCCGCATGGAGCCTTTCACAACTCTGCATATTCAGCTGCAGAGTGGCAG GTTTGACTGTGCAGACAGACAGTTCCACTCGGTGGCAGCAGCCTGGCAGGCTCGCATGGAGAGTCCAGCTGACGTGAAAGAGCTCATCCCGGAGTTCTTCTACTACCCAGAATTCCTGCAGAACATGAACG GTTTTAACCTGGGACAGTTGCAGATATCTCAGGAACCATTGACAGATGTTCTGCTGCCTTGTTGGGCCACATCAAGAGAAGACTTCATCAAGAAACACAGGAAAGCACTG GAATGTGAACATGTGTCCAGTCACCTCCATGAGTGGATTGACCTGATCTTTGGTTACAAACAGAGAGGCGAGGAGGCAGTGAAAGCCCTCAATGTCTTCTACTACTGCACATATGAGG GTGCAGTAGATCTGGATGCAATTGCCAACGAGACGGAGCGTAAGGCCCTGGAAGGCATCATCAGCAACTTTGGACAGACTCCCTGTCAGCTCCTTAAG GAACCGCATCCCCCTCGTATGTCAGCTGAGAACGCAGTTAGGCGGCAGGCCCGCCTGGACACTCTGCCCCTGAATATCTTTGAGCAGCTCGACAAACTCCGGCCATTTGTGGAG GTGGTAAGTGATGGCCTTCCGCTGGTCCAGGCAGTGGTACCAAAGAGCCAGAATCGCTCCTTCATCATCCAGGGCTCAGATATACTG GTGACTGTGAGTTCAAACGGGTTGATAGGGACACACAGCTGGCTGCCATACGACAAAAACATCGCCAACTACTTCACCTTCACTAAGGACCCCACCATGACTAATCCCAA AACGCAGCGTTTCTTGAGCGGACCTTTCTCTCCCGGGGTGGAGATCAGTGCTCAGGTGCTCGTGGTGTCCAACGACGGCCGCCTGCTGTTCAGTGGAGGAAACTGGGACTGCAGTCTCCGTGTCACCCAACTGGGGAAGGGCAAGCTGGTGGGCAGGATCTGTCGCCACATTG ATGTTGTTACGTGCTTGGCTCTGGATCTCTGTGGCATCTACCTTATCTCCGGATCAAGGGACACATCCTGTATAGTGTGGCAGGTTCTACAGCAG GGTGGCTTCTCCAGCGGTCTGTCTCCTCGGCCGGTGCAGATTCTCGGGGGACATGACCAGGAGGTCACCTGTGTGGCCATCAGCACTGAACTGGACATGGCTCTCTCAGGGTCGAAG GATGGGACTGTGATCGTGCACACTGTTCGACGAGGCCAATTCCTGCGAACGCTGCGGCCTCCTGGTGATAGCTGTATACCCGTTCAAATCTCTGGGCTCCAGGTGGGCATGGAAGGCCACATAGTGGTACAGACCTCGCAGGAGAAACGATTAAACAGAAAG GGCAAGTACTCCATTCATGTTTACTCAGTAAACAGTCGTCATATGTCCTCCTTCACCATAGAGGAGCAGGTGACTGCCCTCCACCTTGTGTCTGAACACCTCATCCTGGGGACTGCACAGGGCAACCTCCACATACGAGATTTATGCAG CCTGAAAGCTCTAGTAACGCCCCTGGCCTTGAAGGTTCCTGTGAGAAGTGTGTCTGTCACCAAAGAGTGCAGCCACATCCTAGTGGGACTAGAGGACGGGAAGTTAACTGTGGTGGGTGCAGGGAAGCCAGAGGAG GTTCGTTCAGGACAATTCTCTCGTCGCCTGTGGGGCTCCACACGCCGCATCTCTCAGGTGTCCTCAGGTGAAACCGAGTATAATCCCACTGAGAATCCTGGCAAATGA